In the Nicotiana tabacum cultivar K326 chromosome 16, ASM71507v2, whole genome shotgun sequence genome, one interval contains:
- the LOC142170230 gene encoding uncharacterized protein LOC142170230, whose protein sequence is MLDRLAGRSYYYFLDGYSGYNQIIIAPKDQDKSNFTFRVLPKIHQGLFQGGESFVQIVRNDAKFMFNGQCMKAFELLNWIDLGAKGEQDVSFGVYVSKTMNDAQVNYMVTEKELLAIVFAMEKFRPYLMGAEVIVHIDHVTLHYLMTKKDSKARLMRWTLLLQEFDLEMVDWKETESHVADHLSRLEEEGRPKYGLEINDAFPDEQLLSVSLNSMPWFVDVTNFLVTGIVPSELSFNQKKKLKRDNLDYYWTSLIFSRFITMV, encoded by the exons atgttggatagacttGCTGGGCGTTCCTACTATtactttttggatgggtactctgGCTACAACCAGATTATTATTGCACCAAAGGACCAGGATAAATCCAACTTCACATTTCG ggttctaccgaagattcatcaaggacttttccaaGGTGGTGAATCCTTTGTGCAAATTGTTAGAAATGACGCAAAGTTTATGTTTAATGGTCagtgcatgaaagcttttgagcttctAAA TTGGATCGATCTTGGGGCAAAGGGTGAACAAGATGTTTCATTCGGTGTATATGTAAGCAAAactatgaatgatgcccaagtcaattatatGGTGACAGAGAAAGAGTTACTAGcaattgtgtttgcaatggaaaagtttaggccttatctcatgggtgccgAAGTGATTGTTCATATTGATCACGTGACACTCCATTACTTGATGACCAAAAAGGACTCTAAAGCTAGATTGATGAGATGGACTTTGTTGCTTCAAGAATTTGACCTAGAGATGGTTGATTGGAAAGAAACTGAAAGTCATGTGGCGGACCACTTATCccgcttggaagaggaggggagacCCAAATATGGTCTCGAAATTAATGATGCATTCccagatgaacaactcctctcagTGTCATTGAATAGTATGCCTTGGTTCGTCGATGTGACCAATTTTCTTGTGACCGGAATTGTTCCGAGTGAGCTCTCTTTTAACCAAAAgaagaagcttaaacgggatAACTTGGATTATTACTGGACGAGCCTTATTTTCTCAAGATTTATAACGATGGTGTGA